From Pelmatolapia mariae isolate MD_Pm_ZW linkage group LG1, Pm_UMD_F_2, whole genome shotgun sequence, one genomic window encodes:
- the LOC134617482 gene encoding membrane-spanning 4-domains subfamily A member 15-like isoform X2 — MSAELLSVSDPGGNNGNPQDTSVGGTKPLHRFLKGQPKIIGTIVLILGASFFIISVAITADSHMMYIWTVIPPGFLLGTLLIICGITYILAQHNTTKKTVTISLSLSIVSILVACWTLIHILPDIEAYSYHLDYIYDNGTFSFTEPMENRQLMGLALEAVLVFYTFVVAVIFIVMSALAGIALRSTKSQAIVVMTAASPDSSVE; from the exons ATGTCTGCTGAGCTCCTCTCTGTGAGTGATCCAGGTGGGAATAATGGAAATCCTCAAGACACCTCAGTGGGGGGCACAAAACCTTTACACCGCTTCTTAAAGGGACAACCCAAAATTATTGGT ACAATTGTGCTGATCTTGGGTGCATCCTTCTTTATCATATCCGTTGCGATCACGGCAGACTCCCACATGATGTATATATGGACAGTCATCCCACCAGGCTTCCTGCTGGGGACACTG TTAATCATATGTGGAATTACATACATTTTGGCACAACACAACACCACCAAGAAAACA GTAACCATTTCGTTATCTCTGAGCATTGTCTCCATACTGGTCGCATGCTGGACTTTAATACACATCCTGCCTGACATAGAAGCATATTCCTACCACCTAGATTACATTTATGATAATGGAACCTTTTCATTTACTGAACCAATGGAAAATCGCCAG ctCATGGGATTGGCTTTGGAAGCAGTTTTGGTGTTCTACACTTTTGTTGTAGCGGTTATTTTCATTGTAATGTCAGCTCTGGCTGGCATTGCCCTGCGATCCACAAAAAGCCAG GCCATTGTAGTGATGACTGCTGCATCGCCTGATTCGTCAGTTGAATAG
- the LOC134617482 gene encoding membrane-spanning 4-domains subfamily A member 15-like isoform X1 yields MGTMIYFSCVKMSAELLSVSDPGGNNGNPQDTSVGGTKPLHRFLKGQPKIIGTIVLILGASFFIISVAITADSHMMYIWTVIPPGFLLGTLLIICGITYILAQHNTTKKTVTISLSLSIVSILVACWTLIHILPDIEAYSYHLDYIYDNGTFSFTEPMENRQLMGLALEAVLVFYTFVVAVIFIVMSALAGIALRSTKSQAIVVMTAASPDSSVE; encoded by the exons ATGGGAACtatgatttatttttcctgtgtTAAG ATGTCTGCTGAGCTCCTCTCTGTGAGTGATCCAGGTGGGAATAATGGAAATCCTCAAGACACCTCAGTGGGGGGCACAAAACCTTTACACCGCTTCTTAAAGGGACAACCCAAAATTATTGGT ACAATTGTGCTGATCTTGGGTGCATCCTTCTTTATCATATCCGTTGCGATCACGGCAGACTCCCACATGATGTATATATGGACAGTCATCCCACCAGGCTTCCTGCTGGGGACACTG TTAATCATATGTGGAATTACATACATTTTGGCACAACACAACACCACCAAGAAAACA GTAACCATTTCGTTATCTCTGAGCATTGTCTCCATACTGGTCGCATGCTGGACTTTAATACACATCCTGCCTGACATAGAAGCATATTCCTACCACCTAGATTACATTTATGATAATGGAACCTTTTCATTTACTGAACCAATGGAAAATCGCCAG ctCATGGGATTGGCTTTGGAAGCAGTTTTGGTGTTCTACACTTTTGTTGTAGCGGTTATTTTCATTGTAATGTCAGCTCTGGCTGGCATTGCCCTGCGATCCACAAAAAGCCAG GCCATTGTAGTGATGACTGCTGCATCGCCTGATTCGTCAGTTGAATAG